The Miscanthus floridulus cultivar M001 chromosome 17, ASM1932011v1, whole genome shotgun sequence genome has a window encoding:
- the LOC136517668 gene encoding GDSL esterase/lipase At5g45670-like — protein sequence MGRRACAWQVVVVAALAVLGAAATMVRAAPQVPCYFIFGDSLVDNGNNNFIASMARANYPPYGIDFAGGPTGRFSNGLTTVDAIAKLLGFDDFVPPFSGASSQQLLRGANFASAAAGIREETGQQLGGRISFSGQVQNYQSAVQEVISILGDEDSAATHLSRCIFTVGMGSNDYLNNYFMPAFYSTDSRYTPEQYADALAQDYSRLLQVMYRYGARKVALIGVGQVGCSPNELAQRSANGVTCVEQINHAVRIFNQRLVGMVDRFNKLPGAHFTYINIYGIFDDILKSPGAHGLKVTNAGCCGVGRNNGQVTCLPFQMPCANRHQYLFWDAFHPTEAANILVAQRTYSAKLASDVHPVDLRTLARL from the exons ATGGGGCGGCGCGCGTGCGCGTGGCAGGTGGTCGTCGTGGCTGCCTTGGCCGTCCTCGGCGCGGCGGCGACGATGGTGCGGGCGGCGCCGCAGGTGCCGTGCTACTTCATCTTCGGGGACTCGCTCGTGGACAACGGCAACAACAACTTCATCGCGTCGATGGCAAGGGCCAACTACCCGCCCTACGGGATCGACTTCGCCGGCGGCCCCACCGGCCGCTTCAGCAACGGCCTCACCACCGTCGATGCCATCG CTAAGCTCCTGGGCTTCGACGACTTCGTGCCCCCGTTCTCCGGCGCAAGCAGCCAGCAGCTCCTCCGCGGCGCCAActtcgcctccgccgccgccggtaTCCGGGAGGAGACGGGCCAGCAGCTG GGTGGCCGGATCAGCTTTAGCGGGCAGGTGCAGAACTACCAGTCGGCGGTGCAGGAGGTGATCAGCATCCTGGGCGACGAGGACTCCGCGGCGACGCACCTGAGCCGGTGCATCTTCACGGTGGGGATGGGCAGCAACGACTACCTCAACAACTACTTCATGCCGGCCTTCTACAGCACGGACAGCCGGTACACGCCGGAGCAGTACGCGGACGCGCTGGCCCAGGACTACTCCCGGCTGCTGCAGGTGATGTACAGGTACGGCGCCCGGAAGGTGGCGCTCATCGGCGTGGGGCAGGTCGGGTGCAGCCCCAACGAGCTGGCGCAGCGCAGCGCCAACGGCGTCACCTGCGTCGAGCAGATCAACCACGCCGTCCGGATCTTCAACCAGCGGCTCGTCGGCATGGTGGACAGGTTCAACAAGCTCCCCGGCGCCCACTTCACCTACATCAACATCTACGGCATCTTCGACGACATCCTCAAGTCCCCCGGAGCCCACGGCCTGAAGGTGACCAACGCGGGATGCTGCGGCGTGGGCAGGAACAACGGGCAGGTGACGTGCCTGCCGTTCCAGATGCCGTGCGCCAACCGGCACCAGTACCTCTTCTGGGACGCCTTCCACCCGACGGAGGCCGCCAACATCCTCGTCGCCCAGAGGACCTACAGCGCCAAGCTCGCCTCCGACGTGCACCCGGTCGACCTCCGCACGCTCGCACGCCTCTAG